A window of Streptobacillus felis genomic DNA:
ACTTGTTACTCACATGATGGAATCGGTAGTAAAAAATGGAGGAAGTAAAGGTGCACAACTTTATGCTAAGGGAACTACTGTTCCTGTAGCTGGTAAAACAGGTACAACTAGTGATTATGTTTCTGCATGGTTTACTGGATATACCCCTACATTAGTAACTGTAGTATATGTTGGAAATGATGATAATAAATCTATGGGTCGTGGAATGAGTGGAGCTAGTGCAGCACTTCCTATATGGAAAAATTATATGCAAGCTGTAGTAA
This region includes:
- a CDS encoding penicillin-binding transpeptidase domain-containing protein yields the protein LVTHMMESVVKNGGSKGAQLYAKGTTVPVAGKTGTTSDYVSAWFTGYTPTLVTVVYVGNDDNKSMGRGMSGASAALPIWKNYMQAVVNLGNFDIGRFEFIKDGIMSEKLVKKVIDLRSG